The following are encoded together in the Colius striatus isolate bColStr4 chromosome 5, bColStr4.1.hap1, whole genome shotgun sequence genome:
- the MTURN gene encoding maturin, whose product MAFEALAEAAERWCARTPFQLIAAEETERRMDFYAEPGVSFYVLCPEAACGDNFHVWSESEDCLPFLQLAQDYISSCGKKTLHEILEKVFKSFRPLLGLPDVDDDAFEEYNADVEEEEPEADHQQMGVSQQ is encoded by the exons ATGGCTTTCGAGGcgctggcggaggcggcggaGCGGTGGTGTGCCCGCACGCCCTTCCAGCTCATCGCCGCCGAGGAGACGGAGCGGCGCATGGACTTCTACGCCGAGCCCGGCGTCTCCTTCTACGTCCTCTGCCCGGAGGCCGCCTGCGGCGACAATTTT CACGTGTGGAGTGAAAGTGAGGACTGCTTACCTTTTCTGCAGCTCGCACAGGATTACATCTCCTCCTGTGGCAAAAAGACGCTCCACGAAATACTGGAAAAAGTCTTCAAATCCTTCAGACCT TTACTTGGGCTTCCAGATGTTGATGATGATGCATTTGAAGAATATAACGCAGATGTGGAAGAAGAGGAACCAGAAGCCGATCACCAACAGATGGGTGTCAGTCAGCAGTGA